One window of Mesorhizobium loti R88b genomic DNA carries:
- a CDS encoding GGDEF domain-containing protein, protein MSGANFILLINLSVAGLLAASFMAVAFHDVGRAPARWFAFGYFLGMAYSAIEFSIPAFTDARIPVVTAFAVFLGATMAFNAGLARKYGVAPPWPPMLFFLVAATMAVYFVQDLPRQSLTRIMAYQLPYAVMQFVGLAIVWSSRQRRGRLDRILMAVLAASAVQFASKPFIAHALGGWGANPQAYLQSSYALVSQSLGTVFALALALLMLGILVREVLADVTSKSETDTLSGLLNRGAFTRQAELAVLGAIRQGVPVALVIADLDHFKRINDSFGHASGDRVIETFAGFLREAAAGHHVAGRIGGEEFAIILPGTNLAAARLFAEGTRSAFGALPIDGLPADISCTASFGVAELHPGETIADLMRRADEALYLAKNAGRNCVRASAGPEGEWPSNAIAINFSGRG, encoded by the coding sequence ATGAGCGGCGCCAACTTCATCCTGTTGATCAACCTGTCGGTTGCCGGCCTGCTGGCGGCATCCTTCATGGCGGTCGCGTTCCATGATGTCGGCCGCGCCCCGGCGCGCTGGTTCGCCTTCGGTTATTTCCTGGGCATGGCGTATTCAGCGATCGAATTCAGCATTCCCGCCTTCACCGATGCCCGGATCCCGGTGGTCACCGCCTTCGCGGTCTTCCTTGGCGCCACCATGGCCTTCAACGCCGGACTGGCCCGCAAATACGGCGTCGCGCCGCCATGGCCGCCGATGCTGTTCTTCCTGGTCGCCGCCACCATGGCCGTCTATTTCGTGCAGGACCTGCCGCGCCAGTCGCTGACACGCATCATGGCCTATCAGCTTCCCTATGCCGTCATGCAATTCGTCGGACTGGCCATCGTCTGGTCGTCCAGGCAAAGGCGTGGCCGCCTCGATCGCATCCTGATGGCCGTGCTGGCCGCCAGCGCTGTGCAGTTCGCCTCAAAGCCGTTCATTGCGCATGCGCTTGGCGGTTGGGGTGCCAATCCGCAGGCCTATTTGCAAAGCAGCTATGCGCTGGTCTCGCAATCGCTCGGCACTGTCTTTGCGCTGGCGCTCGCGCTGCTGATGCTGGGCATCCTGGTTCGTGAGGTGCTGGCTGACGTGACGTCGAAGTCGGAGACGGATACGCTATCGGGACTGCTCAATCGCGGTGCTTTCACGCGCCAGGCCGAGCTTGCTGTGCTTGGTGCCATCCGGCAAGGCGTGCCGGTGGCGCTGGTCATTGCCGATCTCGATCATTTCAAGCGTATCAACGACAGTTTCGGCCACGCCTCCGGCGACCGCGTGATCGAGACCTTTGCCGGGTTCCTGCGCGAGGCGGCCGCCGGCCACCATGTCGCCGGCCGCATTGGCGGCGAGGAATTCGCCATTATCCTGCCGGGAACCAACCTGGCGGCAGCCCGGCTGTTCGCCGAAGGCACTCGCAGCGCATTTGGGGCGCTGCCCATAGACGGGCTGCCGGCGGACATCAGCTGCACGGCGAGTTTCGGCGTTGCCGAACTTCATCCCGGTGAAACCATTGCCGATCTCATGCGGCGCGCGGACGAGGCGCTTTATCTGGCGAAGAATGCGGGGCGCAACTGCGTGCGCGCCTCAGCCGGGCCGGAAGGCGAGTGGCCGTCCAACGCGATCGCCATTAACTTTAGCGGCAGGGGCTGA